Proteins encoded within one genomic window of Mycolicibacterium aubagnense:
- a CDS encoding SRPBCC family protein has product MPIVSKTVEVAAPAAQILGIVADFEAYPQWNEEVTGCWILHRYDDGRPSQLRLDTKIQGMDGSYIQAVYYPGDGQIQTVMQQGNLFSKQEQLFSVVDLGASALLTVDMDVEVDMPGIPSMMVKKVVGDALDHLAGNLKTRAEQLAAT; this is encoded by the coding sequence ATGCCGATCGTGAGCAAGACCGTCGAGGTGGCCGCACCAGCAGCGCAGATCCTGGGGATCGTGGCCGACTTCGAGGCCTACCCGCAGTGGAACGAAGAGGTCACCGGCTGCTGGATCCTGCACCGCTACGACGACGGCCGCCCCAGCCAGCTCCGTCTGGACACCAAGATTCAGGGCATGGACGGCTCGTACATCCAGGCCGTCTACTACCCGGGCGACGGTCAGATCCAGACCGTCATGCAGCAGGGCAACCTGTTCTCCAAGCAGGAGCAGTTGTTCTCGGTGGTCGACCTCGGGGCGAGCGCCCTGCTGACCGTCGACATGGACGTCGAGGTCGACATGCCGGGTATCCCGTCGATGATGGTCAAGAAGGTCGTGGGCGACGCGCTGGATCACCTGGCCGGCAACCTCAAGACGCGCGCCGAGCAGCTCGCGGCCACATAG
- a CDS encoding alcohol dehydrogenase catalytic domain-containing protein has translation MLIRGAVLEEIGRARPYAESRPLTVSELDLDAPGEGELLVRIEAAGLCHSDLSVVDGNRIRPVPMLLGHEAAGIVEQVGGTSDLAVGQRVVMTFLPRCGQCRSCATDGLAPCIPGSAANGAGTLLAGGTRLSRSGTPVLHHLGVSAFATYAVVDRRSVVPVDSDVPPVVASLLGCAVLTGGGAVLNAGKPQPGQTVAIVGMGGVGMAAMLTALAHDDVRVVAVDRLPDKLEQARALGAHDAVTDPGDIKADVVIEAAGHPAALETAISMTAPGGKTITVGLPHPDARITLSPLALVADGRSLIGSYLGSAVPARDIPCFVDLWRSGRLPVEKLVSDTITLDDINTGMDALADGHAVRQIVQF, from the coding sequence ATGTTGATTCGCGGTGCCGTACTCGAAGAGATCGGGCGAGCCCGCCCGTATGCCGAATCACGGCCGCTCACCGTCAGCGAACTGGACCTGGACGCGCCGGGCGAGGGCGAGCTGCTGGTACGTATCGAGGCGGCCGGCCTCTGTCATTCCGATCTGTCGGTGGTGGACGGCAACCGGATCCGACCGGTGCCCATGCTGCTCGGCCACGAGGCCGCCGGTATCGTCGAACAAGTCGGCGGCACTTCGGATTTGGCCGTCGGCCAGCGGGTGGTCATGACGTTCCTGCCCCGCTGCGGGCAGTGCCGGTCCTGCGCGACGGACGGCCTTGCTCCCTGCATTCCCGGCAGCGCCGCCAACGGCGCGGGCACGCTGCTCGCCGGCGGGACGCGGCTATCCCGAAGCGGCACACCGGTTCTGCATCACCTCGGAGTTTCGGCCTTCGCGACGTACGCAGTGGTGGATCGCCGATCGGTGGTGCCGGTGGACAGTGACGTTCCTCCGGTCGTGGCATCGCTGCTCGGCTGCGCGGTGCTGACCGGCGGCGGCGCTGTGCTCAACGCCGGAAAGCCGCAACCCGGTCAAACGGTGGCGATCGTAGGTATGGGCGGCGTCGGCATGGCGGCCATGCTCACCGCGCTGGCGCACGATGATGTGCGGGTCGTCGCGGTGGACCGCCTGCCCGACAAGCTCGAGCAGGCGCGTGCACTCGGTGCGCACGATGCGGTCACCGACCCCGGCGACATCAAGGCCGACGTCGTGATCGAGGCCGCCGGCCACCCCGCCGCACTCGAGACCGCGATCAGCATGACCGCCCCGGGCGGCAAGACCATCACCGTCGGCCTGCCCCACCCGGACGCGCGAATCACGTTGTCGCCGTTGGCTTTGGTCGCCGACGGTCGGTCCTTGATCGGCAGCTACCTCGGGTCCGCGGTGCCGGCGCGGGACATCCCGTGCTTCGTCGACCTCTGGCGGTCCGGCCGGTTGCCGGTCGAGAAGCTGGTGTCCGACACCATCACCCTCGACGACATCAACACCGGCATGGACGCCCTGGCCGACGGCCACGCCGTGCGGCAGATCGTGCAGTTCTAG
- a CDS encoding virulence factor Mce family protein has product MSIKGTAFKLAIFSAVLLAFTAGIFIVFGQFRFSRNNDYFAIFDNTSGLKADQFVRAFGVEVGKVTDVELIPGGKVRVHFNVDKSVPLYQQTSAHIRYLDLLGNRFLDLRRGDSNQILPPGGTIPVERTEPALDLDALVGGFRPLFRSLDPQKVNTIASSIVTIFQGEGGTINNILDQTAQFTSTVGEQDQAIGEVIKNLNTVLDTTVKHQKQFDDTLKNFESLVTGLKNRADPIADSVANISNAANSLGDLLGDNRPLLHDTLGYLETTQQSLVDQKEQLNDTLQKVPQALKILGRSGGVYGDFFNFYVCDIELKMNGLQPGGPVRTVKFTNQPSGRCTPK; this is encoded by the coding sequence ATGAGCATCAAGGGCACGGCGTTCAAACTCGCCATCTTCTCCGCGGTCCTGCTGGCATTCACCGCAGGCATCTTCATCGTGTTCGGTCAGTTCCGGTTCAGCCGGAACAACGACTACTTCGCGATCTTCGACAACACCAGCGGCCTCAAGGCCGATCAGTTCGTGCGTGCCTTCGGCGTCGAGGTCGGCAAGGTCACCGATGTCGAACTGATCCCCGGCGGCAAGGTGCGGGTGCACTTCAACGTCGACAAGTCGGTTCCGCTGTACCAGCAGACCTCGGCGCACATCCGCTATCTGGACCTGCTCGGCAACCGGTTCCTGGACCTTCGACGGGGTGACAGCAACCAGATCCTGCCGCCCGGGGGGACCATCCCGGTCGAGCGCACCGAGCCCGCCCTGGACCTCGACGCCCTGGTCGGTGGCTTCCGGCCGCTGTTCCGTTCGCTGGATCCGCAGAAGGTCAACACCATCGCCTCGTCGATCGTCACGATCTTCCAGGGCGAGGGCGGGACCATCAACAACATCCTCGACCAGACGGCGCAGTTCACCTCGACGGTCGGTGAGCAGGACCAGGCCATCGGCGAGGTGATCAAGAACCTCAACACGGTTCTCGACACCACGGTCAAACACCAGAAGCAGTTCGACGACACGCTCAAGAACTTCGAATCGCTGGTGACCGGGCTGAAGAACCGCGCCGACCCGATCGCCGATTCGGTGGCCAACATCAGCAACGCCGCGAACTCGCTCGGCGACCTGCTGGGTGACAACCGCCCGCTGCTGCACGACACCCTCGGCTACCTCGAGACCACGCAGCAGTCGCTGGTCGACCAGAAGGAGCAGCTGAACGACACCCTGCAGAAGGTGCCGCAGGCGCTGAAGATTCTGGGCCGCTCCGGTGGTGTCTACGGCGACTTCTTCAACTTCTACGTCTGCGACATCGAGTTGAAGATGAACGGTTTGCAGCCGGGTGGTCCGGTGCGCACGGTCAAGTTCACAAACCAGCCGTCCGGAAGGTGCACGCCGAAGTGA
- a CDS encoding MlaE family ABC transporter permease, with protein sequence MTASDNTLVSYLKDQLDKPFTKIGGFVKMCVLTFKALVSRPFQWKEFTLQCWFLIRVAFLPTLAVSIPLTVLIIFTLNILLAEFGAADVSGAGAALGAVTQLGPLVTVLVVAGAGSTAICADLGARTVREEIDAMEVLGIDPIERLVVPRVVASTFVAFMLNGAVIIIGLVGGYFFGVYIQNVNAGAYVSTLTLLTGFPEVVISVLKATIFGLIAGLVGCYRGLTVAGGSKGVGTAVNETLVLCVIALFGVNVVLTTIGVKFGTQAG encoded by the coding sequence GTGACAGCCTCGGACAACACCTTGGTCAGTTATCTCAAGGACCAGCTGGACAAGCCATTCACGAAGATCGGTGGCTTCGTCAAGATGTGCGTCCTCACCTTCAAGGCGCTGGTCTCCCGGCCCTTCCAGTGGAAGGAGTTCACCCTTCAGTGCTGGTTCCTGATCCGGGTGGCCTTCCTGCCCACGCTGGCGGTCTCCATCCCGCTGACGGTGCTCATCATCTTCACACTGAACATCCTGCTCGCGGAGTTCGGCGCGGCCGACGTGTCCGGCGCCGGTGCCGCCCTGGGTGCGGTCACCCAGCTGGGTCCGCTGGTGACGGTGCTCGTGGTTGCCGGCGCGGGGTCGACGGCCATCTGCGCCGACCTCGGTGCCCGGACCGTTCGTGAAGAGATCGACGCCATGGAGGTGCTGGGCATCGACCCGATCGAGCGCCTCGTCGTACCCCGGGTGGTCGCCTCCACGTTCGTCGCCTTCATGCTCAACGGCGCGGTGATCATCATCGGTCTGGTCGGTGGCTACTTCTTCGGTGTCTACATCCAGAACGTCAACGCCGGCGCCTACGTCTCGACGCTGACCCTGCTGACCGGCTTCCCCGAGGTCGTGATCTCGGTGCTCAAGGCCACCATCTTCGGTCTGATCGCCGGCCTGGTCGGCTGTTACCGCGGGCTCACCGTGGCAGGCGGGTCCAAGGGTGTCGGCACCGCGGTGAACGAAACGCTGGTGCTCTGTGTCATCGCGCTGTTCGGGGTGAACGTTGTGCTCACCACGATCGGCGTCAAGTTCGGAACGCAGGCTGGGTAG
- a CDS encoding GntR family transcriptional regulator: protein MNASAKPLPGLERARRREQLSDEVAAQLRAAIMSGSLRPGTFVRLDETAAALGVSITPVREALRTLRGEGMVQLEPHRGHVVSAFTRDDIADIFWLQATIATEIAANAARRITEPVIAELDRLTDELADAVTTGDVEAIALAEFLFHREFNRAAGRTKLAWFLLHAARYLPVRIYAADPEWGAAAVANHRALVAALRDNDIDEVVRQTRGQFDDAAERLTGRLDELGLWPSG from the coding sequence GTGAACGCCTCGGCCAAACCGCTGCCCGGCCTCGAGCGGGCCCGCCGGCGGGAACAGCTGTCCGACGAGGTGGCGGCCCAGCTCCGGGCGGCGATCATGTCGGGCAGTTTGCGTCCGGGCACCTTCGTCCGGCTCGACGAGACCGCCGCCGCACTCGGCGTGAGCATCACCCCGGTTCGCGAGGCGTTACGAACCCTGCGCGGCGAGGGCATGGTCCAACTCGAACCCCACCGTGGTCACGTGGTGTCCGCGTTCACGCGCGACGACATCGCCGACATCTTCTGGCTGCAGGCCACCATCGCCACCGAGATCGCCGCGAACGCGGCCCGGCGCATCACCGAGCCCGTGATCGCCGAACTGGACCGGCTCACCGACGAGCTCGCCGATGCCGTCACCACGGGTGATGTCGAAGCAATCGCGCTGGCGGAGTTCCTGTTTCACCGGGAGTTCAACCGCGCCGCCGGCCGAACCAAGCTGGCGTGGTTCCTACTGCATGCGGCGCGGTACCTACCGGTGCGGATCTACGCCGCCGACCCGGAGTGGGGCGCCGCGGCCGTCGCCAATCACCGGGCACTGGTTGCGGCCTTGCGGGACAACGATATCGATGAGGTCGTCCGGCAAACTCGGGGCCAGTTCGACGACGCCGCCGAGCGGTTGACCGGCCGCCTCGACGAACTCGGGTTATGGCCCTCGGGCTAG
- a CDS encoding acyl-CoA thioesterase: MEQALTTAEFPVHWPVQTRWTDNDMFGHLNNAVYYELFDTAINAWINTTCDVDPVAAPWLGVVAESGCRYFAELKFPSQLMVGLAVTRLGNSSVTYRTGLWAEETEHAPQAEARLAAAVGSWVHVYVDRDARRPVPIPAPIRELLETAAVS, encoded by the coding sequence ATGGAGCAGGCACTGACCACCGCGGAATTTCCGGTGCACTGGCCCGTGCAGACGCGCTGGACCGACAACGACATGTTCGGCCACCTCAACAACGCGGTCTACTACGAGCTGTTCGACACCGCGATCAACGCATGGATCAACACCACGTGCGACGTCGACCCGGTGGCCGCACCGTGGCTCGGGGTGGTCGCCGAATCGGGCTGCCGCTACTTCGCGGAGCTGAAGTTCCCGTCCCAGCTGATGGTCGGGCTCGCGGTGACCCGGTTGGGCAACAGCAGCGTCACCTACCGCACCGGGCTGTGGGCCGAAGAAACGGAGCACGCCCCTCAGGCCGAGGCGCGGCTCGCCGCGGCGGTCGGCAGCTGGGTGCACGTCTACGTCGACCGGGACGCCCGGCGTCCCGTCCCCATCCCGGCGCCGATCCGCGAGCTGCTGGAGACCGCTGCCGTCAGCTGA
- a CDS encoding acyl-CoA dehydrogenase, with protein sequence MKSLLLSRRDLDFLLYEWLKVDELTARKRFADHSRETFDGVLDLSEQLAERYFAPHNKKSDANEPTFDGQTVTMVPEVKEAWDAFVSADLIGMSMEESVGGAQLPAVVAQAAFAWIAAANVSTSGYLMLTIANANLLTKFGTPEQIETYVKPMLAGRFSGTMALSETQAGSSLADVATRAEPRDDGTYRLFGSKMWISGAEHEITDNIVNLVLAKLPGGPAGTKGISLFIVPKYLVNADGSIGERNDVAIAGLNHKMGQRGVTNTVLNFGDTQFNPGGENGAVGYLVGEPHRGIVYMFQMMNEARLAVGMGAVALGYTGYLKSVQYARERPQGRPLDVKDPTTPQVPIVEHPDVRRMLLAQKAYVEGGLALGLYCARLVDVQHSAESDAEASDEAEAAGLLLDILTPIGKSWPSQWCLEANDLAIQVHGGYGYTREYDVEQHYRDNRLNPIHEGTNGIQSLDLLGRKVTQRDGASLAALGQVIAETVGTASALGGEAAELAGTLDASWQRLVAVTAGMFGSGDIPAVMANSHVYLEAFGHVVVAWLWLEQFVAAAGKDGDFYDGKRQAARYFFRFELPKTAPQLDLLESLDRTTLEMRDGWF encoded by the coding sequence ATGAAATCGCTGCTGCTGTCCCGACGGGACCTCGACTTCCTGCTGTACGAGTGGCTGAAGGTCGATGAACTCACCGCCCGCAAGCGGTTCGCCGACCATTCACGCGAGACCTTCGACGGCGTCCTGGACCTCAGCGAGCAGCTGGCTGAGCGCTACTTCGCGCCGCACAACAAGAAGAGCGACGCCAACGAGCCGACCTTCGACGGACAGACCGTCACGATGGTCCCCGAGGTCAAAGAGGCCTGGGACGCATTCGTCTCAGCCGACCTCATCGGCATGTCGATGGAGGAGTCGGTCGGCGGGGCGCAACTGCCCGCGGTCGTCGCGCAGGCGGCGTTCGCCTGGATCGCTGCCGCCAACGTGTCGACGTCGGGGTATCTGATGCTGACCATCGCCAACGCCAATCTGCTGACCAAGTTCGGGACGCCCGAGCAGATCGAGACCTACGTCAAACCCATGCTGGCGGGCCGCTTCTCGGGCACCATGGCGCTCTCGGAGACCCAGGCCGGGTCCTCATTGGCCGACGTGGCCACCCGCGCCGAACCGCGCGACGACGGCACCTACCGGCTGTTCGGGTCGAAGATGTGGATCTCCGGTGCCGAGCACGAAATCACCGACAACATCGTCAACCTGGTACTGGCCAAGCTCCCCGGTGGACCCGCCGGCACCAAGGGCATCTCGCTGTTCATCGTGCCCAAGTACCTGGTGAACGCCGACGGGTCGATCGGCGAGCGCAACGACGTCGCCATTGCGGGGCTGAACCACAAGATGGGGCAGCGGGGCGTCACCAACACCGTGCTGAATTTCGGTGACACGCAATTCAATCCGGGTGGCGAGAACGGCGCGGTCGGCTACTTGGTCGGCGAGCCGCACCGCGGCATCGTCTACATGTTCCAGATGATGAACGAGGCGCGGCTGGCCGTCGGCATGGGCGCGGTGGCGCTGGGCTACACCGGCTACCTCAAGTCGGTGCAGTACGCGCGGGAGCGGCCGCAGGGCCGTCCGCTGGACGTCAAGGACCCGACCACTCCGCAGGTGCCCATTGTCGAGCATCCTGATGTCCGGCGAATGCTGTTGGCGCAGAAGGCCTATGTCGAAGGCGGACTCGCGCTGGGCCTGTACTGCGCGCGGCTGGTGGACGTGCAGCACAGCGCGGAGTCGGACGCCGAGGCTTCCGATGAAGCTGAAGCTGCAGGCCTGTTGCTCGACATCCTGACCCCGATCGGCAAGAGCTGGCCGTCGCAGTGGTGTCTGGAGGCCAACGATCTGGCGATCCAGGTGCACGGCGGCTACGGCTACACCCGCGAATACGACGTCGAGCAGCATTACCGGGACAACCGGCTGAACCCGATCCACGAGGGCACCAACGGCATCCAGAGCCTGGACCTGTTGGGCCGCAAGGTGACTCAGCGCGACGGGGCCAGCCTGGCGGCGCTCGGGCAGGTCATCGCCGAGACGGTGGGGACGGCCTCCGCCTTGGGTGGCGAGGCCGCGGAGTTGGCGGGCACGCTGGACGCCTCGTGGCAGCGGCTGGTCGCGGTGACCGCCGGCATGTTCGGCTCGGGCGACATTCCCGCGGTGATGGCCAACAGTCACGTGTACCTGGAAGCGTTCGGGCACGTCGTCGTGGCGTGGCTGTGGCTGGAGCAGTTTGTCGCGGCCGCGGGTAAAGACGGCGATTTCTATGACGGCAAGCGGCAGGCGGCCCGGTACTTCTTCCGATTCGAATTGCCCAAGACCGCACCGCAATTGGACCTGCTGGAGTCGCTGGACCGGACGACGCTGGAGATGCGGGACGGCTGGTTCTGA
- the fadD5 gene encoding fatty-acid--CoA ligase FadD5, with protein sequence MPIETQEQTVSSAALEQPYLARRQNWTTHLARHALMQPEATALRFVGQTVTWGELQRRVTKLAGALSRRGVGFGDRVLILMLNRTEYVEAFLAANLLGAIAVPVNFRMTPPEIAYLVRDCGPKAVITEQVLAPVATAVRGLEPSLGTVIVAGGATDDDVLGYEDVLAEDGAPPAPVDIPEDSPALIMYTSGTTGYPKGAVLTHVNIIGQGMTNLFTVAPDINNDVGFIGVPFFHIAGIGNMIGGLLLGLPTVIYPLGAFDPGALLDVLEAEGVSSIFLVPAQWQAVCAAQQAHPRKVALRVLSWGAAPASDTLLREMAATFPGAQIFAAFGQTEMSPVTCMLLSQDALRKLGSVGRVIPTVSARVVDDNMNDVPVGEVGEIVYRAPTLMAGYWNNPKATAEAFAGGWFHSGDLVRQDDEGYIWVVDRKKDMIISGGENIYCAEVENILAAHPSITEVAVIGRPHEKWGEVPVAVVAVTPNAQTEGENALTLADLDDFLTERLARYKHPKVLEIVDALPRNPSGKVLKTELRERFGDTSVS encoded by the coding sequence ATGCCGATCGAGACGCAGGAGCAGACCGTGTCATCCGCAGCACTCGAGCAGCCCTATCTGGCCCGTCGGCAGAACTGGACCACGCACCTCGCCCGGCACGCCCTCATGCAGCCGGAGGCCACCGCGCTGCGGTTCGTGGGCCAGACCGTCACCTGGGGTGAGCTGCAGCGGCGGGTCACCAAACTCGCGGGAGCGCTGAGCCGTCGAGGGGTCGGCTTCGGCGACCGCGTGCTGATCCTGATGTTGAACCGCACCGAATACGTCGAGGCGTTCCTGGCCGCCAACCTGCTGGGCGCCATCGCCGTGCCGGTCAACTTCCGCATGACGCCGCCCGAGATCGCCTACCTGGTCCGGGACTGTGGCCCGAAGGCGGTGATCACGGAGCAGGTGCTGGCCCCGGTCGCCACCGCGGTGCGGGGGCTGGAACCGTCGCTGGGCACCGTGATCGTGGCCGGCGGCGCGACCGATGACGACGTGCTCGGTTACGAGGATGTGCTCGCGGAGGATGGCGCGCCGCCCGCGCCCGTCGACATCCCCGAGGACTCGCCGGCGCTGATCATGTACACCTCGGGCACCACCGGGTATCCCAAGGGCGCCGTGCTCACGCACGTCAACATCATCGGTCAGGGCATGACCAACCTGTTCACCGTCGCGCCCGACATCAACAACGACGTCGGCTTCATCGGCGTCCCCTTCTTCCACATCGCCGGCATCGGCAACATGATCGGCGGCCTGCTGCTGGGTCTGCCGACGGTCATCTACCCGTTGGGTGCGTTCGACCCCGGCGCGCTGCTCGACGTGCTGGAGGCCGAGGGTGTCTCTTCGATCTTCCTGGTCCCGGCCCAGTGGCAGGCGGTGTGCGCAGCACAGCAGGCGCACCCGCGGAAGGTCGCGTTGCGCGTTCTTTCCTGGGGCGCGGCGCCCGCATCGGACACTCTTCTGAGGGAGATGGCGGCGACGTTCCCCGGCGCGCAGATCTTTGCTGCGTTCGGTCAGACCGAGATGTCGCCGGTGACGTGCATGCTGCTGAGTCAGGACGCGCTGCGCAAGCTCGGATCGGTCGGACGGGTGATCCCGACGGTGTCCGCGCGCGTCGTCGACGACAACATGAACGACGTGCCGGTCGGCGAGGTCGGCGAGATCGTCTACCGGGCGCCCACCTTGATGGCGGGATACTGGAACAACCCGAAGGCGACAGCCGAAGCATTCGCCGGCGGTTGGTTCCATTCCGGTGACTTGGTTCGCCAGGACGATGAGGGTTACATCTGGGTCGTCGATCGTAAAAAGGACATGATTATTTCCGGCGGCGAAAATATTTACTGTGCAGAAGTAGAGAACATTCTGGCCGCGCACCCTTCGATTACCGAAGTCGCGGTGATCGGACGCCCCCATGAAAAGTGGGGTGAGGTGCCCGTCGCGGTCGTTGCGGTGACGCCGAATGCGCAGACCGAAGGCGAAAATGCGCTGACGCTGGCGGATCTCGATGATTTCCTGACCGAACGACTGGCGCGATACAAGCACCCCAAAGTACTCGAAATCGTCGACGCTCTTCCGCGAAATCCTTCGGGCAAGGTCCTTAAAACGGAACTACGCGAGCGGTTCGGTGATACAAGTGTGTCGTAA
- a CDS encoding MlaE family ABC transporter permease, protein MSTSTVLRGRFPRAFSKVAEIGAAPARMFDSLGHVAVFVVSAVGHIPHAFRYYRKEVLRLIAEVGMGTGAMAVIGGTVAIIGFVTLAAGSLIAIQGFASLGNIGVAAFTGFFAALANIRVVAPVVTGQALAATVGAGATAELGAMRISEEVDALEVMGVKSLSFLVSTRLIAGMVVIVPLYAMAILLSFLSAQLVTTLFYGQSVGTYEHYFHTFLRVDDVMWSFLEVIIMSVVVLLNHAYFGYYASGGAVGVGEAVGRSMRTSLISIVTVVLLFSLALYGTDPNFNLTV, encoded by the coding sequence ATGAGTACATCGACAGTTCTGCGAGGGCGGTTCCCCCGGGCGTTCTCCAAGGTCGCCGAAATCGGTGCCGCACCGGCGAGGATGTTCGACAGCCTCGGTCACGTCGCGGTCTTCGTGGTTTCCGCGGTAGGGCACATCCCGCACGCGTTCCGCTACTACCGCAAAGAGGTACTGCGGCTCATCGCCGAGGTCGGCATGGGCACGGGCGCCATGGCCGTCATCGGCGGCACGGTCGCCATCATCGGCTTCGTCACCCTGGCCGCGGGCTCACTGATCGCCATCCAGGGTTTCGCCTCCCTGGGCAACATCGGTGTCGCGGCCTTCACCGGATTCTTCGCCGCCCTGGCCAACATTCGCGTCGTCGCCCCGGTCGTGACCGGTCAGGCCCTGGCCGCGACGGTCGGCGCCGGTGCCACCGCCGAGCTCGGCGCCATGCGCATCAGCGAAGAGGTCGACGCCCTCGAGGTGATGGGCGTCAAATCCCTCTCCTTCCTGGTGTCGACCCGGTTGATCGCGGGCATGGTCGTCATCGTCCCGCTGTACGCGATGGCGATCCTGCTGTCGTTCCTGTCGGCCCAGCTGGTCACCACCCTGTTCTACGGACAGTCGGTCGGTACCTACGAGCACTACTTCCACACGTTCCTGCGCGTCGACGACGTCATGTGGTCGTTCCTCGAGGTCATCATCATGTCGGTGGTCGTCCTCCTCAACCACGCCTACTTCGGTTACTACGCCAGCGGCGGCGCCGTCGGCGTGGGCGAAGCGGTGGGCCGCTCGATGCGGACGTCACTGATCTCGATCGTCACGGTCGTTCTTCTCTTCTCGTTGGCGCTCTACGGCACCGACCCGAACTTCAACCTGACGGTGTGA
- a CDS encoding MCE family protein — MTNPQPKPPVAEGQVRAQLNKDRTPPYKIAGVIMALVTAVVLSLTWAQFRGYFDTKAQLYVLTPRSGLSMDPGSKATYNGVPIGRVKEIQVVGHQGQTPEAKLVLNVDPQYLNLLPKNVDVKLLATTAFGNKYVSFTSPSNPAPQRLKGGDTIDVSQCSPPTPPSACVTTEFNTLFETVTAISEQVDPIKLNQTLTAAAQALDGLGDKFGQSLVNGNTILADLNQRMPTFRHDTRALADLTEVYAKASPDLWDGLKNAVTTERTLNDQRGNIDQALMSAVGFGNTGGDILERGGPYLVRGAEDLLPTSRVLDKYAPELDCLFRGFAAGAPAAAKGLGGNGYSLVTHTELVGAANQYVYPDNLPRINASGGPMGRPGCWTVTKDILPMPYMVMDTGASIAPYNHFGLGSPFASEYVWGRQDGENTINP, encoded by the coding sequence ATGACGAACCCACAGCCGAAGCCACCCGTCGCCGAGGGGCAGGTCCGCGCGCAACTCAACAAGGACCGGACCCCGCCGTACAAGATCGCCGGCGTGATCATGGCGCTCGTCACCGCGGTGGTGCTGAGCCTGACCTGGGCCCAGTTCCGCGGCTATTTCGACACCAAGGCCCAGCTCTACGTGCTGACCCCCCGGTCGGGACTGTCCATGGACCCCGGCTCCAAGGCCACCTACAACGGCGTGCCCATCGGCCGCGTCAAGGAGATTCAGGTCGTCGGGCATCAGGGCCAGACGCCCGAGGCCAAGCTCGTCCTGAACGTCGACCCGCAGTACCTCAACCTGCTGCCCAAGAACGTCGACGTGAAGCTGCTGGCCACCACGGCCTTCGGCAACAAGTACGTCTCGTTCACCTCACCGTCGAACCCGGCCCCGCAGCGGCTCAAGGGCGGCGACACCATCGACGTGTCCCAGTGCTCGCCGCCGACGCCGCCGAGCGCGTGCGTCACGACCGAGTTCAACACGCTGTTCGAGACCGTCACCGCGATCTCCGAGCAGGTCGACCCCATCAAGCTGAACCAGACGCTGACGGCGGCCGCCCAGGCTCTCGACGGCCTGGGTGACAAGTTCGGTCAGTCACTGGTCAACGGCAACACCATCCTGGCCGACCTGAACCAGCGGATGCCGACCTTCCGGCACGACACGAGGGCGCTCGCCGACCTGACCGAGGTCTACGCCAAGGCGTCGCCGGACCTGTGGGACGGCCTCAAGAACGCCGTCACCACCGAGCGCACCCTGAACGACCAGCGCGGCAACATCGACCAGGCGCTGATGTCGGCCGTCGGATTCGGCAACACCGGTGGGGACATCCTTGAGCGCGGCGGCCCGTACCTGGTCCGCGGGGCCGAGGACCTGCTGCCGACGTCGCGGGTGCTCGACAAGTACGCCCCCGAGCTCGACTGCCTGTTCCGTGGTTTCGCCGCCGGTGCGCCGGCCGCGGCCAAGGGCCTCGGCGGTAACGGCTACTCGCTGGTGACCCACACCGAGCTCGTCGGTGCGGCCAACCAGTACGTCTACCCGGACAACCTCCCGCGGATCAACGCCTCCGGCGGTCCGATGGGTCGACCGGGCTGCTGGACGGTCACCAAGGACATCCTCCCGATGCCCTACATGGTGATGGACACTGGCGCGTCGATCGCGCCGTACAACCACTTCGGTCTCGGTTCGCCGTTCGCGTCCGAATACGTCTGGGGTCGTCAAGACGGGGAGAACACGATCAACCCATGA